In Paraburkholderia aromaticivorans, a single window of DNA contains:
- a CDS encoding VOC family protein yields MSTSQESQSTQQQGAGTAERVVPFKMAHLVYRCRRREETVAWYLHLFQAHVVFRDDVLTFITYDDEHHRLAFFNMPDIPPKGEDIAGVHHVAYSFRTVGELLQNYVRLKTVGILPYWCINHGPTTSLYFRDPEGNDIEFQADNGDDPGAFFHSEDFAQNPIGVEFDPDELVKLWQAGATDAELCKVGTAATGKSSF; encoded by the coding sequence ATGAGTACATCACAGGAATCGCAATCGACGCAGCAGCAGGGGGCGGGCACGGCAGAGCGTGTCGTGCCGTTCAAGATGGCCCATCTGGTCTATCGCTGCCGCCGGCGCGAAGAGACCGTGGCCTGGTATCTGCACCTCTTTCAGGCACATGTCGTGTTCAGGGATGACGTGCTGACCTTCATTACCTACGACGACGAACACCATCGTCTCGCGTTCTTCAACATGCCGGACATTCCGCCCAAGGGTGAGGACATCGCGGGCGTGCACCATGTCGCGTACAGCTTCCGCACGGTCGGCGAGCTGCTCCAGAACTATGTGCGGCTGAAGACGGTCGGCATCCTGCCTTACTGGTGCATCAATCACGGGCCGACCACGTCGCTCTATTTCCGCGACCCCGAGGGCAACGATATCGAGTTCCAGGCGGATAACGGCGACGACCCCGGCGCGTTTTTCCATTCGGAAGACTTCGCGCAGAACCCGATCGGCGTCGAATTCGATCCCGATGAGCTCGTGAAGCTGTGGCAGGCGGGTGCGACCGACGCCGAACTTTGCAAGGTCGGCACCGCGGCAACCGGTAAATCCAGTTTTTAG
- a CDS encoding fumarylacetoacetate hydrolase family protein has protein sequence MKLVTFSLPEGRPTLGVVVDGGIIKISKHIADAPADMIGLIEAWATFKERLQRLAVNTRADVALDAVTLLAPIPRPPKMLGIGLNYADHLAESGMEKPADQLWFAKMSTSAAGPFASIDLPRVSEQLDYEAELAFVIGERCRHVSRDRAHEVIFGYCAANDVSVRDWRVRTSQFTLGKSFDTHAPFGPWIVTPDEIADPHALGIRCFVNGEKRQDSNTRELIFNCFEQVEHLSKVMTLEPGDVIFSGTPGGVGVACKPPRWLCAGDRVRVEIDGIGAIENIVRAEAGRAL, from the coding sequence ATGAAACTCGTGACATTTTCCCTGCCGGAAGGCAGGCCGACGCTGGGTGTCGTGGTTGATGGCGGGATCATCAAGATCTCGAAACATATCGCCGATGCACCTGCCGACATGATCGGACTGATCGAGGCGTGGGCCACCTTCAAGGAGCGCCTGCAACGCCTGGCGGTCAATACGCGCGCCGATGTTGCGCTGGACGCAGTCACGCTGCTCGCGCCCATCCCGCGGCCGCCCAAAATGCTGGGCATCGGACTGAACTACGCTGATCACCTTGCCGAGTCCGGCATGGAGAAGCCTGCCGACCAGTTGTGGTTCGCCAAGATGTCCACGTCGGCTGCGGGCCCATTTGCATCGATCGATCTGCCACGGGTGTCGGAACAGCTCGACTACGAGGCTGAGCTCGCGTTCGTGATCGGCGAGCGTTGCCGGCACGTGTCGCGCGACCGGGCACATGAGGTGATCTTTGGCTATTGCGCAGCCAATGATGTGAGCGTTCGCGACTGGCGGGTGCGTACCTCGCAGTTCACGCTCGGCAAATCGTTCGATACGCATGCACCGTTTGGTCCATGGATCGTCACCCCCGACGAGATCGCCGATCCGCACGCACTCGGCATCCGCTGTTTCGTGAACGGTGAAAAGCGGCAGGATTCGAACACTCGTGAACTGATCTTCAACTGCTTCGAGCAGGTCGAACATCTGTCTAAGGTGATGACACTCGAACCTGGCGACGTGATTTTCTCGGGCACGCCGGGCGGCGTCGGTGTCGCCTGCAAGCCGCCGCGCTGGCTGTGCGCAGGAGATCGGGTCAGGGTTGAAATTGACGGGATTGGCGCGATCGAAAACATCGTGCGCGCTGAAGCCGGCCGAGCCCTATAA
- a CDS encoding nuclear transport factor 2 family protein, with translation MNEANVQQEIIRLEQARCRALVEADIDSLQKLVSDDVVHVHANGKKDNKVAYLLMVEKQIRFLEASRQALDVRVYGELAVATGHLHQTIEMKESAQRIVMHVMTTQVWAQRKGAWQQVSFQATNL, from the coding sequence ATGAACGAAGCAAACGTCCAGCAGGAAATCATCCGGCTGGAGCAGGCGCGCTGCCGTGCGCTCGTGGAAGCAGATATCGATTCACTACAGAAACTCGTGTCCGACGACGTCGTTCACGTGCACGCGAATGGCAAAAAGGACAACAAGGTGGCTTATCTGCTGATGGTCGAAAAGCAGATCCGTTTCCTGGAAGCAAGTCGGCAGGCGCTCGACGTCAGGGTCTACGGCGAGCTTGCAGTCGCCACTGGGCATCTGCATCAGACCATTGAGATGAAGGAGTCCGCGCAACGCATCGTCATGCATGTCATGACCACGCAGGTCTGGGCGCAACGTAAGGGCGCCTGGCAGCAGGTCAGCTTCCAGGCCACGAACCTGTAG
- a CDS encoding SphA family protein produces the protein MASLMGAGEVRATENGLATYPVGVNTVLDGILPPPGATQFYNYTEYNFSSKFAGADGKSSVPGFHSEVLVDAPRVVHTWGPTLGSFTFSSGIVVPLFHLHVDVPGASGTRSALGDIIVHPLMVGYSNPSHTFFAFISPDVGLPTGSYSVNRVANTGLNTYAFEPNLSVTWFPSPKWELSGLAQIEFNSPNHATNYHSGNVATLDWLVGYSVTKGFQLGVQGYFLKQVSDDTVNGQTAPNDGFRGQAIGIGPQLRYDLGPASAIVFKYQHEFAVRNRPQGERLWVEVSFPIR, from the coding sequence ATGGCGAGCCTGATGGGGGCAGGCGAGGTACGTGCGACCGAAAATGGACTTGCCACCTATCCGGTGGGAGTGAATACAGTGCTGGACGGAATACTGCCGCCTCCCGGTGCGACGCAGTTCTACAACTACACGGAATACAATTTCTCGAGCAAATTCGCCGGTGCGGATGGAAAGAGTTCTGTTCCCGGATTTCACAGTGAAGTTCTCGTGGACGCGCCGCGCGTGGTCCATACGTGGGGGCCGACGCTGGGGTCTTTCACATTTTCGAGCGGTATTGTGGTGCCGTTGTTCCACCTGCACGTTGATGTGCCGGGTGCGTCAGGCACGCGCAGCGCACTTGGCGACATCATCGTTCATCCTTTGATGGTGGGATATTCCAACCCGTCGCACACGTTCTTCGCATTCATTTCACCGGACGTTGGACTTCCCACCGGCTCTTACTCGGTCAACCGGGTGGCCAACACGGGCCTGAACACGTATGCATTCGAGCCGAACCTGTCTGTCACCTGGTTTCCCAGCCCGAAATGGGAGCTCTCGGGGCTCGCGCAAATCGAGTTCAATTCGCCGAACCACGCGACCAACTATCACTCGGGCAATGTCGCGACGCTCGATTGGCTTGTCGGCTATTCGGTGACCAAAGGTTTCCAGCTTGGTGTGCAAGGATATTTCCTCAAACAGGTTTCGGATGACACCGTGAACGGACAGACCGCGCCTAACGATGGATTTCGTGGTCAGGCAATCGGCATCGGCCCGCAACTGCGTTACGACCTGGGGCCGGCCTCCGCAATCGTTTTCAAGTATCAGCACGAGTTTGCAGTGAGGAACCGGCCACAGGGTGAGCGTCTGTGGGTCGAAGTGAGCTTCCCGATCAGGTGA
- a CDS encoding IS6 family transposase, producing MKNSRSLYHGHRFPAVVISWAVRWYFRFQLSLRDIEELLFERGIEVSYETVRRWCDKFGSGFAHRVKAVRRKPGSTWHLDELFVTLRGEPYVLWRAVDEHGAELDILLQKRRDTAAAERFFKRVLRSCPVPRKIVTDQLRSYPAAKYRIPALANVKHVFVKAAARVNNRAENSHQPARDRERRLRGFRDPKRTQAFLSSFGPIRQHFALKRHLLRASLYRKQLTQRFDSWHRLTELTQNPSTV from the coding sequence ATGAAAAATTCCAGATCGCTCTATCACGGGCATCGCTTTCCTGCGGTGGTCATCAGCTGGGCCGTTCGGTGGTACTTTCGGTTTCAGCTGAGTTTGCGTGATATTGAAGAGTTGCTGTTCGAGCGGGGCATCGAGGTGAGTTATGAAACCGTGCGCCGCTGGTGCGATAAATTCGGTTCCGGGTTCGCACATCGGGTAAAGGCTGTCCGGCGAAAACCGGGCAGTACATGGCATCTCGATGAGTTGTTCGTGACGTTGCGCGGTGAACCTTATGTGCTGTGGCGAGCGGTCGACGAGCACGGTGCCGAACTCGATATCCTGCTGCAGAAGCGGCGCGACACGGCCGCAGCCGAACGATTCTTCAAACGCGTACTTCGTTCGTGCCCGGTGCCGCGCAAAATCGTCACTGATCAGCTGCGCAGCTATCCGGCCGCGAAGTACAGGATCCCCGCGCTGGCAAATGTCAAACACGTGTTCGTCAAGGCTGCCGCCCGCGTGAACAATCGGGCCGAGAATAGCCATCAACCTGCGCGCGACCGCGAGCGGCGCTTGCGCGGGTTTCGCGACCCAAAGCGTACCCAGGCGTTTCTCTCGAGCTTCGGACCGATCCGGCAGCACTTCGCGCTCAAGCGGCATTTGCTGCGCGCTTCTCTTTACCGCAAACAGCTCACTCAGCGCTTCGACTCGTGGCATCGTTTGACCGAGCTCACCCAAAATCCGTCAACCGTCTGA
- a CDS encoding tetratricopeptide repeat protein: protein MTRRNHSDDYSLRSLQSLLGVSRRVLSGLIAAGFVQPSRGRRNELRFTFQDVVVLRTAFQLQSAKIASRKILRALAKLKADLPDELPLSGIRITAVGDTVAVKTGQAQWDATSGQHLLDFEVAPIHGDVAFLDSTPRNLGSREQQANEWFALAEQLTDGDVVGAEQAYRKVLELAPRPHYHAYTNLGVLLCEAETRCEEALSVFERALEHFPDDALLHFNRAVVLEELKRHDAAVEAYERCIELDPTHADAHFNIARLSEIRGDKQGLLRHLSAYRRLIG from the coding sequence GTGACCAGGCGCAATCACTCAGACGACTACTCGCTGCGCAGTCTTCAGTCGTTGCTCGGCGTTTCACGAAGGGTGCTGTCTGGCCTGATAGCAGCCGGATTCGTGCAACCTTCGCGCGGACGACGCAATGAACTGAGGTTCACGTTTCAGGACGTGGTGGTTTTGCGAACAGCATTCCAACTGCAATCGGCGAAAATCGCGTCCCGCAAGATTTTGCGCGCTCTCGCCAAGCTGAAGGCTGACCTTCCTGACGAGCTTCCGCTGTCTGGCATCCGTATCACAGCTGTCGGTGATACCGTAGCGGTCAAGACCGGTCAGGCACAATGGGACGCGACGTCCGGTCAGCATCTGCTTGATTTCGAGGTCGCGCCCATCCATGGCGACGTCGCGTTTCTTGACTCAACGCCGCGAAATCTCGGGAGCCGGGAGCAGCAGGCCAACGAATGGTTCGCTCTCGCAGAGCAGCTCACGGATGGTGATGTTGTCGGCGCCGAGCAGGCCTACCGAAAGGTACTAGAGCTGGCCCCAAGGCCCCACTACCATGCCTATACCAATCTCGGCGTACTACTGTGCGAGGCCGAGACGCGATGCGAAGAGGCGCTGTCGGTATTCGAGCGTGCGCTCGAGCATTTTCCTGATGACGCGTTGCTGCACTTTAATCGTGCCGTCGTTCTGGAAGAATTGAAGCGGCACGATGCTGCTGTGGAAGCGTATGAACGATGCATTGAGCTTGACCCGACCCATGCCGACGCACACTTCAATATCGCCAGGCTTAGCGAGATACGCGGCGACAAACAGGGGCTCTTAAGGCACCTCAGTGCATACCGCAGACTCATCGGCTGA
- a CDS encoding Ku protein produces the protein MAARSIASLTLSFGLVSIPVKLYSATDSASGVGFNLLTADGGRVKQQYISEASGEVVARADMKKGYEFEKGQFVVFTPDELKALEEGASHVVEIVSFVPEKSVDPLYYDKAYFIAPDKRGKPYSLLQQAMRDSERCALAKWSYKGKTRIVQIRPAEDGMVFQQLLFADEVRALGDLHIEHVTVSDTELKLARQIIDQVSEDAYDPTAYEDEEKKRILEAIDRKIAGKQIVSPEAPAEESGGQVIDLMEALRASLSANKVKRAAPAKVPAAKKAPAADVEALASKPRRPVKRAAPKVEVVEAPPAKVRVRK, from the coding sequence ATGGCAGCGCGTTCCATTGCATCGCTGACGCTATCCTTCGGTCTGGTTTCCATACCGGTGAAGCTATATTCGGCCACAGACAGCGCTTCTGGCGTTGGCTTCAACCTGTTGACAGCCGATGGCGGGCGGGTGAAGCAGCAATACATATCCGAGGCAAGCGGTGAGGTTGTTGCCCGCGCCGATATGAAGAAAGGCTATGAATTCGAGAAAGGCCAGTTCGTTGTCTTTACTCCCGACGAACTGAAGGCGCTCGAAGAGGGGGCGAGCCACGTGGTTGAGATTGTTTCTTTCGTTCCGGAAAAGTCAGTCGACCCGCTGTACTACGACAAGGCGTACTTCATCGCGCCGGACAAACGCGGCAAGCCCTACAGCCTGCTGCAGCAGGCCATGCGGGACAGCGAGCGCTGCGCGCTGGCGAAATGGTCGTACAAGGGAAAAACCCGAATCGTTCAGATACGGCCTGCAGAAGACGGAATGGTCTTCCAGCAGTTGCTATTTGCGGACGAAGTGCGGGCGCTGGGTGATTTGCATATTGAACATGTAACCGTCAGCGACACCGAGTTGAAACTCGCTCGGCAAATCATCGACCAGGTGTCGGAAGACGCATATGACCCGACGGCATACGAAGATGAAGAGAAGAAGCGCATTCTCGAAGCCATTGACCGCAAGATTGCAGGCAAGCAGATAGTGTCCCCGGAGGCTCCCGCTGAAGAGTCGGGCGGTCAGGTGATTGACCTCATGGAAGCGCTTCGCGCAAGCCTAAGCGCCAATAAGGTCAAGAGAGCGGCGCCAGCGAAGGTGCCTGCAGCCAAAAAAGCTCCGGCCGCCGATGTCGAGGCACTCGCGAGCAAACCCCGACGGCCAGTCAAGCGAGCCGCACCCAAGGTCGAAGTTGTTGAAGCGCCGCCAGCAAAGGTCCGAGTTCGCAAGTGA
- a CDS encoding RNA-guided endonuclease InsQ/TnpB family protein has protein sequence MSRPVTRCKDPVRVLRIRIKDRHASSLAGMARAVNFVWNYCNDLSLQIFRRERRFASGIEIQRYLNGASKEGLAVGSAVFQQIAEEYATRRKQHRKVKLRWRRPAGARRSLGWIPFKARSVVWRHGQAHFQGLHPGVWDSYGLAGYEFGAGCISEDSRGRWYLNVTVKVKSARPNEANLDLGIDLGLKTFAGFSDERLPNVDAQRFYRDLEPALATAQRARRKSRVKAIHARIANRRKDFLHQLSTRLAREYGAIFVGNVNASALAKGQHSKSVLDAGWSTFRTMLRYKCDDAGVWFDEVDEAFSTQTCSCCASRTGPKGVAGPGIREWKRIHCETTHDRDRNAARNILAVGRDRLAGGIPALSAQAAVGHD, from the coding sequence ATGAGTCGACCCGTGACACGTTGCAAGGATCCAGTTCGAGTTCTGCGCATAAGAATCAAGGACAGGCATGCTTCGTCGCTTGCCGGGATGGCGCGGGCTGTGAACTTTGTCTGGAACTATTGCAATGACCTGTCGCTCCAGATCTTTCGCCGCGAGCGGCGCTTTGCCTCTGGCATTGAGATCCAGCGTTATCTGAACGGGGCCTCGAAAGAAGGCCTGGCGGTCGGCTCGGCCGTGTTTCAGCAGATCGCCGAAGAGTACGCGACGCGCCGCAAACAGCACCGCAAGGTCAAGCTTCGATGGCGTCGCCCGGCCGGCGCGCGACGCTCGCTGGGATGGATTCCATTCAAAGCCCGCTCGGTCGTATGGCGCCATGGTCAGGCCCACTTTCAGGGCCTGCATCCTGGCGTCTGGGACAGCTATGGCCTCGCCGGCTATGAGTTCGGCGCCGGTTGCATCTCCGAGGACAGCCGCGGTCGCTGGTATCTGAACGTGACGGTCAAGGTGAAGTCTGCCCGGCCCAATGAAGCCAACCTGGATCTGGGAATCGACCTCGGGCTCAAGACCTTTGCCGGCTTCTCGGACGAACGTCTTCCCAATGTCGACGCGCAGCGCTTCTACCGCGACCTCGAACCCGCGCTCGCCACTGCCCAGCGAGCACGCAGGAAGAGCCGGGTGAAGGCGATCCACGCCCGGATCGCGAACCGCAGGAAGGACTTTCTGCATCAACTCAGCACCCGGCTCGCTCGCGAGTACGGTGCAATCTTTGTCGGCAACGTGAATGCTTCGGCCCTCGCGAAAGGACAGCACAGCAAGTCTGTGCTCGACGCGGGCTGGTCGACGTTCCGGACCATGCTTCGGTACAAGTGCGATGACGCAGGCGTATGGTTCGATGAGGTCGATGAAGCGTTTTCTACCCAGACCTGTTCGTGCTGCGCGAGCCGCACGGGGCCGAAAGGTGTCGCAGGTCCTGGAATAAGAGAGTGGAAACGCATCCATTGTGAAACGACACATGATCGTGATCGCAATGCTGCCCGCAACATTCTCGCGGTCGGACGTGACCGCCTCGCAGGAGGAATCCCCGCCCTTTCCGCGCAAGCGGCAGTCGGTCACGACTGA
- a CDS encoding cupin domain-containing protein yields MTRRLVTGHDADGASAIISDGESPWCASFSSIPGFHVSMLWATDGAGISATDKFPDSGAWPESWVPAPGGSRLLIATFPPDSVMASDTFDGLAAHREQMEKIPGLADAFEADNPGMHKTRTLDYGVVLSGSILLELDNGQTRELKANDIVVQRATRHAWRNPGSSPATVLFVLMGSSH; encoded by the coding sequence ATGACCAGACGTCTCGTGACAGGGCACGACGCCGACGGAGCATCAGCCATCATCAGCGATGGCGAGTCTCCTTGGTGCGCCTCATTCAGCTCGATTCCGGGCTTCCACGTTTCAATGCTTTGGGCGACCGACGGTGCCGGAATCAGCGCAACAGACAAGTTTCCAGATTCGGGAGCATGGCCGGAGTCCTGGGTACCTGCTCCGGGAGGAAGCCGGTTGCTGATTGCAACCTTTCCACCTGACAGTGTCATGGCGTCGGATACCTTCGATGGCTTGGCAGCGCACCGGGAGCAGATGGAAAAGATCCCGGGCCTGGCAGACGCATTCGAGGCCGACAATCCCGGCATGCATAAGACCAGGACACTCGACTATGGGGTCGTGCTGTCTGGTTCCATCTTGCTTGAGCTTGATAACGGCCAAACGCGCGAACTCAAGGCAAACGACATCGTCGTGCAGCGTGCAACGCGCCACGCATGGCGAAACCCTGGCAGCAGTCCTGCGACTGTTCTGTTCGTCCTGATGGGCTCATCGCATTAA
- a CDS encoding porin — MTYVSNAAGHSLVQMASGIQAPNLLGLRGIEDLGGGYSAFFVMDSQPDLNTGKQNGGAFTGRESYVGIASPYGTVSLGRQFDYMFDNLSIARWGHQIPFVSLYQLPGGPFAKLGAPLGTFDYTRIAGGEATPNSVKFTSKIYAGLSFGAMYGFSNIAGETGSNNLTSFGANYDNGPLRVNAAYTYSKEDGIDDGHSGIRNFGAGGRYDFGRFALDVLYTNTRNTFTNGHVDSYEVGGLVTFAPDLFLYANYIYAKGNEQVDNSHSNQGGLTLDYLLSKRTDVYVNAIYQRASGTGAVASVNGTFESSSGHNQTVLRLGMRTLF, encoded by the coding sequence GTGACCTACGTTAGTAATGCGGCAGGCCATTCCCTCGTGCAGATGGCATCCGGCATTCAGGCTCCAAATCTGCTCGGCTTGCGTGGTATCGAGGACCTCGGTGGCGGATATTCGGCTTTCTTCGTGATGGACTCGCAACCGGACCTGAACACGGGAAAACAGAATGGCGGCGCATTCACCGGTCGGGAGTCGTACGTCGGTATCGCGTCTCCCTACGGCACAGTGTCATTGGGGCGCCAGTTTGACTACATGTTCGATAACCTCTCCATCGCCCGTTGGGGACATCAGATACCGTTCGTCAGTCTCTATCAGTTGCCAGGTGGCCCCTTCGCCAAGCTCGGCGCGCCGCTGGGCACGTTTGACTACACACGCATCGCAGGCGGAGAGGCGACGCCGAATTCGGTCAAGTTCACGTCGAAGATTTATGCGGGGTTGAGTTTCGGTGCGATGTACGGCTTTAGCAATATCGCCGGCGAGACGGGCAGTAATAATCTCACGAGCTTCGGAGCGAACTACGATAACGGTCCGCTGCGCGTCAACGCCGCCTACACCTACTCGAAGGAAGACGGCATCGACGATGGTCACTCAGGCATTCGCAACTTCGGCGCAGGCGGTCGCTATGATTTCGGGCGGTTTGCTCTCGATGTCCTGTACACGAACACGCGCAATACATTTACCAACGGCCATGTCGATAGCTACGAAGTAGGTGGTCTGGTGACGTTTGCGCCGGACCTGTTTCTTTACGCCAACTATATCTACGCAAAGGGCAACGAGCAGGTCGACAACAGCCACTCAAACCAGGGCGGGTTGACGCTGGACTACCTGCTTTCGAAACGAACCGATGTGTACGTAAATGCCATCTATCAGCGTGCTAGCGGAACTGGCGCTGTCGCATCGGTCAACGGTACATTTGAATCATCATCGGGCCACAATCAGACTGTTCTGCGGCTCGGTATGCGCACTCTGTTCTGA
- a CDS encoding LysR family transcriptional regulator — protein sequence MDSRLIEYFLRVAELGSINKAATDLRLSQPALSRHIALLEHQVRAKLFTRTQGGVMLTDAGTLLLERARPILRQLTKLIEQVGDRAAGQLSIGIAPSWRYLFTSKYVPRLVAEYPGVSLRVHEGASHELREVMHSGMLDLAIVPFEGSPPQGYVHTPLIREPLILVGRKEAGLQPDKPVALSRLEDLQFALPGKPNVVRTTVENALSRRGHDLKTLFEIDAMHLSMELARQGVADTITPCCAVSGNPYWAESLSWSPIRGAYMTWALCENTARSHSQAVREGQRLIFQLVDEIVSSGLWLGAERLKKSHETSTDEILEES from the coding sequence GTGGACTCGCGACTGATTGAGTACTTTCTGCGCGTTGCGGAGCTTGGGAGCATCAACAAGGCAGCGACAGACCTGCGGCTTTCTCAGCCCGCGCTCTCGCGCCATATTGCGCTTCTGGAGCATCAAGTCCGGGCGAAGCTCTTTACCCGGACGCAAGGCGGGGTGATGCTCACCGATGCAGGCACGCTGTTGCTTGAACGCGCGCGACCGATTCTGCGTCAACTCACAAAATTGATTGAGCAGGTTGGCGACCGAGCGGCGGGCCAGCTGTCTATCGGCATTGCGCCATCCTGGCGCTACCTGTTTACATCGAAATACGTTCCGCGTCTGGTAGCCGAATATCCGGGCGTTTCGTTGCGTGTGCATGAGGGCGCCAGTCACGAACTGCGTGAAGTCATGCACTCAGGAATGCTGGACCTTGCCATCGTCCCATTCGAGGGGTCACCGCCGCAGGGGTACGTGCACACACCTCTCATTCGGGAGCCACTTATCCTGGTTGGGCGGAAAGAGGCGGGGTTGCAGCCTGATAAGCCTGTAGCCCTGTCCCGACTCGAAGACCTGCAGTTCGCATTGCCCGGAAAGCCCAACGTCGTTCGAACCACGGTTGAGAACGCTCTTTCTCGCCGGGGTCATGATTTGAAGACACTCTTCGAAATCGACGCAATGCACCTTTCCATGGAACTTGCACGCCAGGGAGTGGCTGACACTATCACGCCATGTTGCGCGGTCAGCGGCAACCCCTATTGGGCGGAGTCGTTGTCCTGGAGCCCGATTCGCGGCGCTTACATGACTTGGGCTCTATGCGAAAACACTGCGCGCTCTCACTCGCAAGCCGTACGGGAAGGGCAACGACTCATTTTCCAACTGGTGGATGAAATCGTGAGCAGCGGCCTTTGGCTCGGGGCGGAGCGACTGAAGAAATCACACGAGACCTCCACCGACGAAATTCTCGAAGAGTCGTGA